In a single window of the Mus musculus strain C57BL/6J chromosome 6, GRCm38.p6 C57BL/6J genome:
- the Vmn1r37 gene encoding vomeronasal 1 receptor 37 has translation MFSLNNILNFQTGLGAIANIFLLFFYTMIILCHRSKPMDMISFQLTFIHIMMFLTGGHAWLKDFLGSLNIGNDFICKATAYINRVMRGLSICITCLLSVFQAVTISPNTSLLAKFKHKLKKYMIYSFFYFWSFNLSFSINRIIYTGAYTNVSETNQLKVTKSCSLFPMNYIIRGLILTMTTLRDVFLVGVMLTMSTYMVIILFRHQRQCKHLHSINHLRASPEKRATQTILLLVVFFVVMYWVDFIISSSSVLLWMYDSVILTVQKFVMNVYPTITPLVQISSDKRIIIILKSMQKLWHQIF, from the coding sequence ATGTTTTCATTAAATAATATCCTTAATTTTCAAACTGGGCTTGGAGCTATAGccaatatatttcttctttttttctacacTATGATAATCCTGTGTCACAGATCTAAGCCCATGGACATGATCTCCTTTCAGTTGACCTTCATTCACATAATGATGTTTCTCACTGGAGGGCATGCTTGGCTTAAAGATTTCTTAGGGTCATTGAACATTGGCAATGACTTCATATGTAAGGCAACTGCTTACATAAACAGAGTGATGAGAGGCCTCTCTATCTGCatcacctgcctcctgagtgtgttcCAGGCTGTGACGATCAGTCCCAATACCTCTTTGTTGGCAAAATTTAAACATAaactaaaaaaatacatgatctattctttcttctatttttggtCTTTCAATTTGTCATTCAGCATTAACCGGATCATCTATACTGGCGCTTATACCAATGTGAGTGAGACCAACCAGCTGAAGGTGACTAAATCCTGCTCACTCTTCCCCATGAACTACATCATCAGGGGACTGATTTTAACCATGACAACCTtaagagatgtgtttcttgtaggaGTCATGCTGACTATGAGCACATACATGGTGATTATCTTGTTCAGACATCAGAGGCAATGCAAGCATCTTCATAGCATCAACCACCTGAGAGCCTCCCCTGAGAAAAGGGCCACTCAGACCATCTTGCTGCTGGTGGTTTTCTTTGTGGTCATGTACTGGGTGGACTTCATCATCTCGTCCTCCTCAGTCCTGTTATGGATGTATGACTCGGTCATCCTGACTGTTCAGAAGTTTGTCATGAATGTCTATCCCACAATTACTCCTTTGGTACAAATCAGTTCTGATAAGCGAATAATCATTATACTAAAAAGTATGCAAAAATTATGGcaccagattttttaa